A single window of Microbacterium oryzae DNA harbors:
- a CDS encoding ABC transporter ATP-binding protein, with protein MTAPIVELRDITRSFPGPPEVQALKAATLTLDQGEYASIVGPSGSGKSTMLNILGLLDRPTVGEYRLAGALTGALSEDERAAVRAQFIGFVFQAFHLMPRRTVLDNVLMPMLYSGVPRAEREGRAERALERVGLGHRKSFFPGTLSGGERQRVAVARAVVSDPRLLLADEPTGSLDQRTSGEVMELFEELNADGLTLVVITHDQSVAERAPRTVRIADGRLSEAS; from the coding sequence GTGACGGCCCCGATCGTCGAGCTGCGCGACATCACCCGCTCCTTCCCCGGGCCGCCCGAGGTGCAGGCGCTCAAGGCGGCGACGCTGACGCTCGATCAGGGCGAGTACGCGTCGATCGTCGGACCGAGCGGATCGGGGAAGTCGACGATGCTGAACATCCTCGGACTCCTCGACCGCCCGACCGTGGGCGAGTACCGGCTGGCGGGTGCGCTCACGGGCGCGCTGTCGGAGGACGAGCGCGCGGCCGTCCGCGCGCAGTTCATCGGATTCGTGTTCCAGGCCTTCCACCTCATGCCGCGGCGGACCGTGCTCGACAACGTGCTCATGCCCATGCTCTACAGCGGCGTGCCGCGTGCGGAGCGGGAGGGACGCGCCGAGCGCGCGCTCGAGCGGGTGGGCCTCGGCCACCGCAAGTCGTTCTTCCCCGGGACGCTCTCCGGCGGCGAGCGGCAGCGCGTGGCGGTCGCCCGCGCGGTCGTCAGCGACCCCCGGCTCCTCCTCGCGGACGAGCCGACCGGGAGCCTCGATCAGCGGACATCCGGCGAGGTCATGGAGCTCTTCGAGGAGCTCAACGCCGACGGGCTCACCCTCGTCGTGATCACGCACGATCAGAGCGTCGCCGAGCGCGCGCCGCGCACCGTCCGAATCGCCGACGGCCGGCTGAGCGAGGCGTCATGA
- the xerD gene encoding site-specific tyrosine recombinase XerD → MRLDRAVDAYLRHLTIERGLSDHTIDAYRRDLAGYAGWLQDAGVNDVDAVTPAVVTEFAAARASEEPKPAASSLARLQSSVRGLHRFLVREGLAPDDPAQRLRPPRQPQRLPKALSIDEVERLLAAPSPDEPLGLRDRALLELLYATGARVSEAISLDVDDLAAGDVLRLRGKGDKERIVPVGSFAQAAVAAYVTRVRPELAAKGRATARLFLGARGAPLSRQSAWLVIQSAAERAQLSAHVSPHTLRHSFATHLLQGGADVRVVQELLGHSSVATTQIYTHVTVDALRDVYATSHPRAR, encoded by the coding sequence GTGCGTCTCGATCGCGCGGTCGACGCGTACCTGCGCCATCTCACCATCGAGCGCGGGCTGTCTGACCACACGATCGATGCCTACCGGCGCGATCTCGCGGGGTATGCGGGATGGCTGCAGGACGCGGGCGTGAACGACGTCGACGCCGTCACCCCGGCGGTCGTGACGGAGTTCGCCGCCGCGCGCGCGTCCGAGGAGCCGAAGCCAGCGGCGTCGTCGCTGGCGCGGCTGCAGTCGTCGGTCCGCGGTCTCCATCGCTTCCTCGTGCGCGAGGGGCTCGCACCGGACGATCCCGCGCAGCGGCTGCGCCCCCCTCGCCAGCCGCAGCGGCTGCCGAAGGCCCTCTCGATCGACGAGGTCGAGCGTCTGCTGGCCGCTCCGTCGCCGGATGAGCCGCTGGGTCTTCGCGACCGCGCACTCCTGGAGCTGCTCTATGCGACGGGCGCTCGCGTGTCGGAGGCGATCTCGCTCGACGTCGACGACCTCGCCGCGGGCGACGTGCTGCGCCTGCGCGGCAAGGGCGACAAGGAGCGCATCGTGCCGGTCGGCTCGTTCGCGCAGGCGGCGGTGGCGGCCTACGTCACGCGCGTGCGTCCGGAGCTCGCCGCGAAGGGCCGGGCGACGGCGAGGCTGTTCCTCGGCGCGCGCGGCGCCCCGCTGTCGCGGCAGAGCGCGTGGCTCGTCATCCAGTCGGCGGCGGAGCGCGCGCAGCTGTCCGCCCACGTCTCGCCGCACACGCTGCGGCACTCGTTCGCGACGCACCTGCTGCAGGGCGGCGCCGATGTGCGCGTCGTGCAGGAGCTGCTGGGGCACTCCTCGGTGGCCACCACGCAGATCTACACCCACGTCACCGTCGACGCTCTGCGCGACGTGTACGCGACGAGTCATCCTCGCGCTCGCTGA
- a CDS encoding NUDIX domain-containing protein produces the protein MTEELRDEPHEVGILSSEVAFHGIVWDIVADRFAYGDGELTRQYLAHPGAAAIVALDADERVLLIQQYRHPIGERDWELPAGLLDVEGESPLAAARRELAEEADLEAGDWQELTAVHLSPGGTSELIHLFLARDLRATGTSFDREGEEADMRVEWVPLDEAIRAVVEGRFRNATTALGVLLTAARLRGA, from the coding sequence ATGACGGAGGAGCTCCGCGACGAGCCGCACGAGGTCGGCATCCTCTCGAGCGAGGTGGCGTTCCACGGCATCGTGTGGGACATCGTCGCGGACCGCTTCGCGTACGGCGACGGCGAGCTGACGCGGCAGTACCTCGCCCACCCCGGGGCGGCGGCGATCGTCGCCCTCGATGCCGACGAGCGGGTCCTGCTCATCCAGCAGTACCGCCATCCGATCGGCGAGCGCGACTGGGAGCTGCCGGCCGGGCTGCTCGACGTCGAGGGGGAGAGCCCGCTGGCGGCGGCGCGGCGCGAGCTGGCGGAGGAAGCCGACCTCGAGGCGGGGGACTGGCAGGAGCTGACGGCCGTGCACCTGTCGCCGGGCGGCACGTCGGAGCTCATCCACCTCTTCCTCGCCCGCGACCTCCGCGCCACGGGCACCTCCTTCGATCGCGAGGGCGAGGAGGCCGACATGCGCGTGGAGTGGGTGCCGCTGGACGAGGCCATCCGCGCCGTCGTCGAGGGCCGGTTCCGCAACGCGACGACGGCGCTCGGCGTCCTCCTCACCGCGGCGCGGCTCCGCGGCGCTTAG
- a CDS encoding CTP synthase — MQTSEARRDDTTKQIFVTGGVVSSLGKGLTAASLGNLLTARGLHVVMQKLDPYLNVDPGTMNPFQHGEVFVTDDGAETDLDIGHYERFLDINLSEAANVTTGQIYSQVIARERRGEYLGDTVQVIPHITDEIKRRMRLQAEDEPRPDVIITEVGGTVGDIESQPFLEAARQLRHELGRDNVFFVHVSLVPFMGASGEQKTKPTQHSVAALRQVGIQPDALVLRSDRPVSEGNRNKIALMCDVDIEGVVNTVDLPSIYDIPSTLNEQGLDAYIARRLGLAEKAGDVDWTRWGRVLHAVHNPKHEVTIGLVGKYIDLPDAYLSVTEAIKAGGFAQETKVNIRWIPSDTCETPEGAREQLSSLDGICVPGGFGIRGIEGKLGALKFAREQGIPTLGLCLGLQCMVIEYARDMAGIADASSTEFDPESTAPVIATMAEQVDIIDRGDLGGTMRLGLYPARLAEGSLAADLYGATEVQERHRHRYEVNNAYRAQIAEAGLVFSGLNPDLDLVEFVELPRDVHPYYIATQAHPELRSRPTDPHPLFRGLVAAAVERSHAGELFDVENA, encoded by the coding sequence ATGCAGACTTCTGAGGCACGGCGCGACGACACCACCAAGCAGATCTTCGTGACGGGCGGTGTCGTCTCCTCGCTCGGCAAGGGGCTCACCGCCGCGAGTCTCGGAAACCTCCTGACCGCACGCGGCCTGCACGTCGTGATGCAGAAGCTCGACCCCTATCTCAACGTGGACCCGGGGACGATGAACCCCTTCCAGCACGGCGAGGTCTTCGTGACCGACGACGGCGCCGAGACCGACCTCGACATCGGGCACTACGAGCGGTTCCTCGACATCAACCTGTCCGAGGCGGCGAACGTCACCACCGGCCAGATCTACTCCCAGGTCATCGCGCGCGAGCGTCGCGGCGAGTACCTCGGCGACACCGTGCAGGTCATCCCGCACATCACCGACGAGATCAAGCGGCGCATGCGCCTGCAGGCCGAGGACGAGCCCCGCCCCGACGTCATCATCACCGAGGTCGGCGGCACGGTCGGCGACATCGAGTCGCAGCCCTTCCTCGAGGCCGCCCGCCAGCTGCGTCACGAGCTCGGCCGCGACAACGTCTTCTTCGTGCACGTGTCGCTCGTGCCGTTCATGGGCGCCTCCGGCGAGCAGAAGACGAAGCCGACGCAGCACTCCGTCGCCGCGCTCCGTCAGGTCGGCATCCAGCCCGACGCGCTCGTCCTCCGCAGCGACCGCCCCGTGAGCGAGGGCAACCGCAACAAGATCGCGCTCATGTGCGATGTCGACATCGAGGGCGTCGTCAACACCGTCGACCTGCCGAGCATCTACGACATCCCCTCCACGCTCAACGAGCAGGGGCTCGACGCGTACATCGCGCGCCGCCTGGGCCTCGCGGAGAAGGCCGGCGACGTCGACTGGACTCGCTGGGGGAGGGTGCTCCACGCCGTGCACAACCCCAAGCACGAGGTGACCATCGGCCTCGTCGGCAAGTACATCGACCTTCCCGACGCGTACCTCTCCGTCACCGAGGCGATCAAGGCCGGCGGCTTCGCGCAGGAGACCAAGGTCAACATCCGCTGGATCCCCTCCGACACCTGCGAGACGCCCGAGGGCGCCCGTGAGCAGCTCTCCTCGCTCGACGGCATCTGCGTGCCCGGCGGCTTCGGCATCCGCGGCATCGAGGGCAAGCTCGGCGCGCTGAAGTTCGCCCGCGAGCAGGGCATCCCGACCCTGGGCCTCTGCCTCGGTCTGCAGTGCATGGTCATCGAATACGCCCGCGACATGGCCGGCATCGCCGACGCCTCGTCGACCGAGTTCGACCCCGAGTCGACCGCCCCCGTCATCGCGACGATGGCGGAGCAGGTCGACATCATCGATCGCGGCGACCTCGGCGGCACCATGCGCCTGGGCCTGTACCCCGCCCGCCTCGCGGAGGGGTCGCTCGCCGCGGACCTCTACGGCGCGACCGAGGTGCAGGAGCGCCACCGTCACCGCTACGAGGTGAACAACGCCTACCGCGCTCAGATCGCCGAGGCGGGTCTCGTCTTCTCCGGACTGAACCCCGACCTCGACCTCGTCGAGTTCGTCGAGCTGCCGCGCGACGTGCACCCGTACTACATCGCCACGCAGGCTCACCCCGAGCTGCGCTCGCGCCCGACCGACCCGCACCCGCTCTTCCGCGGGCTCGTCGCCGCCGCCGTCGAGCGCAGCCACGCGGGCGAGCTGTTCGACGTCGAGAACGCCTGA
- a CDS encoding glycoside hydrolase family 26 protein, with the protein MRSMRRALRTLTMLITGIALLTGTLAGGSPAMAGSGGASLTLSPASGPVGSAVTVTGTGMAKKTAGTLTAGSERVAFTTSASGYFASSIVIPSTSSATVDIVATAGASRASASFTVTYSPASTSTPDTSTSSPAPTAPATSSARLRFGVATPGGAQANAELDAVASLAGESPSIVLSYDDFGQPAPIADLDSVAARGATSLITWEPWRWGDGVSQPAYSNARIAAGEYDAYLRQWGAALAGWGKPVYLRYAHEMNGDWYPWSDGANGNAPGSYVAAWQHVHDVVESQGATNVQWVWSPNIPYAGSTPLSSLYPGASYVDVVALDAYNWGTAVAWSTWTAPSALFGDGLAQVRALAPGKPVLIAETGSAEAGGSKADWNRALVSYLNDQSDVVGFVWFHQNKEVDWRIDSSATSAAALAGALAQRRG; encoded by the coding sequence ATGCGCTCCATGCGGCGTGCCCTGCGGACCCTGACGATGCTCATCACGGGCATCGCGCTCCTGACCGGGACACTCGCCGGCGGCTCGCCTGCCATGGCGGGCTCGGGCGGAGCGTCCCTGACCCTCTCACCCGCGTCCGGCCCGGTCGGCTCGGCCGTCACCGTGACCGGCACGGGCATGGCCAAGAAGACCGCGGGGACCCTCACCGCCGGGAGCGAGCGCGTCGCGTTCACCACCAGCGCCTCGGGCTACTTCGCCTCGAGCATCGTGATCCCCTCGACCAGCAGCGCCACCGTCGACATCGTTGCGACGGCCGGAGCCAGCCGGGCGTCGGCTTCATTCACGGTGACGTACAGCCCCGCCTCGACCTCGACGCCAGACACGTCGACGTCGAGCCCGGCCCCGACGGCACCGGCGACCAGCTCGGCGCGGCTCCGGTTCGGTGTCGCGACTCCGGGCGGCGCCCAGGCGAACGCCGAGCTCGACGCCGTCGCGTCGCTGGCGGGCGAGAGCCCCTCGATCGTGCTGTCGTACGACGACTTCGGGCAGCCCGCTCCGATCGCCGACCTCGACAGCGTCGCTGCTCGAGGAGCGACGAGCCTCATCACGTGGGAGCCGTGGCGATGGGGAGACGGCGTCTCCCAGCCGGCGTACTCCAACGCCCGGATCGCGGCGGGCGAGTACGACGCGTACCTGCGCCAGTGGGGCGCCGCCCTGGCCGGCTGGGGCAAGCCCGTGTACCTGCGCTATGCGCACGAGATGAATGGCGACTGGTACCCCTGGTCCGACGGCGCGAACGGCAACGCTCCCGGCTCGTACGTCGCCGCCTGGCAGCACGTGCACGATGTCGTCGAGAGCCAGGGGGCGACGAACGTGCAGTGGGTGTGGAGCCCGAACATCCCCTACGCCGGCTCCACCCCGCTCTCGAGCCTGTACCCGGGAGCGTCGTACGTGGACGTCGTGGCGCTCGACGCCTATAACTGGGGAACCGCCGTGGCGTGGAGCACCTGGACCGCCCCCTCGGCCCTGTTCGGCGACGGTCTCGCCCAGGTGCGCGCGCTCGCCCCGGGCAAGCCCGTCCTCATCGCCGAGACCGGGTCCGCCGAAGCGGGCGGCTCGAAGGCCGACTGGAACAGGGCGCTCGTGTCCTATCTGAACGACCAGAGCGACGTCGTCGGCTTCGTCTGGTTCCACCAGAACAAGGAGGTCGACTGGCGCATCGACAGCTCCGCGACCTCCGCCGCCGCCCTCGCGGGCGCGCTCGCGCAGCGACGGGGCTGA
- a CDS encoding DUF2207 domain-containing protein has translation MSGGGAVPDDAVRLEPRRQTPLYRWLSAQLLRFEARSRARGSRAARWGMRAIWTAVALVGLLLLVGPVVNAPLELDDYYSSAEDAGESWIARSFAADYEVQRTGDGRLELEVEERVQAFFPDGVDLDGIERTLVTELHGHDLRPELVEATLDGSPADVTVADSATRTTFAIAAGERLGGDHDVLLRYTLHDVAADVYDESTGRWQQTLDWDALGAEWAQGTLDKRISVTLPRDLDDALLRQPRASLAWLLLSTDVALEPDSETVDAVTYSATNDQTMPPYASFRLALNFAPGTFAMPPHTPLYWVMVVGPFLPLLVSGAVLLLALAARAVAWADARGRLWYVAQYGPQPDVSPALASHLWGGWRVAALVRAIAAYQRDRSARPKLLRELHRAGRVGDVAAARLRFRAAPERREQRQRGLRRSTAGVVRDGFLGAAVALPVLQIGLARQLSHQMPLSVYWWPLAIVAATAILSVVVIAIATSAFPLTRRGAFAREHLLGLRQYIEQARTAEQTTLRDPLLPYVVLFAGARDGRRIVERALDDAGVPRTAASDPTLLTGGRLAIRAVAILAPLVAILLANTVASPTVETADDSIFDADLAGDYGAFVRAFDATGELIPTADGGLAVEVEERLEMVVEDRHEVPQLLREWRDRPDGSRQELEVTTVEVDGAEVPFETGRRHGKAYLRTELADDWPGEHDVVVRYRLADAAAAIRTADGWRDAVTWTALTPDWDWNWSGVDVDVERVSFALRVPQDIAADAEAVEPLDAPSWTSEDDPPLLEATEDDDAVVYRTALAADDDQWFWLSQGMAGVQLRFDEGAFSSDGRGPWIRHALWQATPPILTVGTGVVALAAALIGVFGGRRLRPGLGRDAARWLAPALAVTQLVLFVWMTADASGEEWFFIWPGVLLLANLAAAVWSLVATRKR, from the coding sequence ATGAGCGGCGGAGGGGCGGTTCCCGACGACGCCGTGCGTCTGGAACCGCGTCGGCAGACGCCGCTGTACCGGTGGCTGTCCGCGCAATTGCTGCGGTTCGAGGCGCGCTCGCGCGCTCGTGGCAGTCGCGCCGCCCGCTGGGGCATGCGCGCGATCTGGACCGCCGTGGCTCTCGTCGGGCTGCTGCTGCTCGTCGGCCCGGTCGTGAACGCGCCGCTCGAGCTCGACGACTACTACTCGAGCGCAGAGGACGCGGGCGAGTCGTGGATCGCACGCTCGTTCGCAGCGGACTACGAGGTGCAGCGGACCGGCGACGGTCGCCTGGAGCTCGAGGTCGAGGAGCGCGTGCAGGCGTTCTTCCCCGACGGCGTCGACCTGGACGGCATCGAGCGCACCCTCGTCACCGAGCTGCACGGTCACGACCTGCGGCCGGAACTGGTCGAGGCGACCCTGGACGGCTCGCCCGCGGACGTCACGGTCGCGGACTCCGCCACCCGCACGACCTTCGCCATCGCCGCGGGCGAGCGTCTCGGCGGCGACCACGACGTGCTCCTCCGCTACACGCTGCACGACGTGGCAGCCGACGTGTACGACGAGTCGACCGGGCGCTGGCAGCAGACGCTCGACTGGGACGCACTGGGTGCGGAATGGGCGCAGGGCACGCTCGACAAGCGCATCAGCGTGACGCTGCCTCGCGACCTCGACGACGCGCTGCTGCGCCAGCCCCGCGCCTCGCTGGCCTGGCTGCTGCTGAGCACCGACGTCGCGCTCGAGCCCGACAGCGAGACGGTCGACGCCGTCACCTATTCCGCGACGAACGACCAGACCATGCCGCCCTACGCGTCGTTCCGGCTCGCCCTGAACTTCGCGCCCGGCACCTTCGCGATGCCCCCGCACACGCCGCTCTACTGGGTGATGGTGGTCGGTCCGTTCCTGCCGCTGCTGGTGTCCGGGGCGGTGCTCCTCCTCGCCCTCGCCGCGCGAGCGGTGGCCTGGGCCGATGCCCGCGGCCGCCTCTGGTACGTGGCGCAATACGGGCCGCAGCCCGACGTGTCGCCCGCACTGGCGAGCCACCTCTGGGGCGGATGGCGCGTCGCGGCTCTCGTTCGCGCGATCGCGGCGTACCAGCGCGATCGCAGCGCCCGGCCGAAGCTCCTCCGCGAGCTGCATCGCGCAGGGCGCGTGGGAGATGTCGCCGCCGCGCGGCTGCGCTTCCGGGCGGCTCCCGAGCGACGCGAGCAACGGCAGCGCGGCCTCCGACGGTCGACCGCCGGCGTCGTCCGCGATGGCTTCCTCGGTGCGGCCGTCGCCCTGCCGGTCCTGCAGATCGGCCTCGCGCGGCAGCTGTCCCACCAGATGCCGCTGTCCGTCTACTGGTGGCCGCTCGCGATCGTCGCGGCCACCGCCATCCTCTCGGTCGTCGTGATCGCCATCGCGACCTCGGCCTTCCCCCTCACCCGCCGCGGCGCCTTCGCCCGCGAGCACCTGCTGGGGCTGCGGCAGTACATCGAGCAGGCGCGCACGGCGGAGCAGACCACGCTGCGCGATCCGCTGCTGCCCTACGTCGTCCTGTTCGCCGGGGCGCGGGATGGGCGACGCATCGTCGAGCGCGCCCTCGACGACGCCGGCGTGCCGCGCACCGCCGCGAGCGACCCGACGCTTCTGACCGGCGGCCGCCTCGCGATCCGTGCGGTCGCGATCCTCGCGCCGCTCGTGGCCATCCTGCTCGCGAACACCGTGGCGTCGCCCACGGTCGAGACCGCCGACGACTCGATCTTCGACGCCGACCTCGCCGGCGACTACGGCGCGTTCGTGCGGGCCTTCGACGCGACCGGCGAGCTCATCCCGACGGCGGACGGCGGCCTCGCGGTGGAGGTCGAGGAGCGGCTGGAGATGGTGGTCGAGGATCGCCACGAGGTCCCGCAGCTGCTGCGGGAGTGGCGTGATCGACCCGACGGGTCCCGCCAGGAGCTCGAGGTCACGACCGTCGAGGTCGACGGGGCGGAGGTCCCCTTCGAGACCGGCCGCCGTCACGGGAAGGCGTACCTGCGGACGGAGCTCGCCGACGACTGGCCGGGGGAGCACGACGTCGTGGTGCGGTACCGTCTCGCCGATGCGGCCGCGGCCATCCGCACCGCCGACGGATGGCGCGACGCGGTCACCTGGACCGCCCTCACGCCCGACTGGGACTGGAACTGGTCGGGCGTCGACGTGGACGTCGAGCGCGTGTCGTTCGCGCTGCGGGTGCCGCAGGACATCGCCGCCGACGCCGAGGCGGTCGAGCCCCTCGACGCGCCGTCGTGGACGTCCGAGGACGACCCGCCGCTGCTCGAGGCGACCGAGGACGACGACGCCGTCGTCTACCGCACCGCGCTCGCCGCCGACGACGACCAGTGGTTCTGGCTGTCACAGGGGATGGCCGGGGTGCAGCTGCGGTTCGACGAGGGCGCGTTCTCATCGGATGGCCGTGGGCCGTGGATCCGCCACGCCCTGTGGCAGGCGACCCCGCCGATCCTGACGGTGGGAACGGGCGTCGTCGCTCTCGCCGCGGCCCTCATCGGCGTCTTCGGGGGCCGTCGTCTGCGCCCGGGGCTCGGCCGCGACGCCGCGCGCTGGCTCGCTCCCGCGCTTGCCGTCACGCAGCTGGTGCTGTTCGTCTGGATGACGGCCGACGCGTCGGGGGAGGAGTGGTTCTTCATCTGGCCCGGTGTGCTGCTGCTCGCGAACCTCGCGGCCGCGGTCTGGTCGCTCGTCGCCACTCGGAAGCGGTGA
- the recN gene encoding DNA repair protein RecN produces MIEEMRLRDLGVIAEATLPMGAGFTAITGETGAGKTMVVTGLGLLLGQRADSGAVRAGASQAVVEGVWVVPEEGPVAERVREAGGDLEPIGEGRAELYLSRTLAAEGRSRASVGGRAAPAGVLADLADALVVVHGQTDQLRLRSATAQRDALDRFAGTPVREALDRYRSAWHAHRDLEQELHTLRAERTARQTEAETLRATLAEIEEAAPEPGEDAQLAERAERLANAEELRTAAALARESLSSEEGAADVSGLLGEARRALERAGDPALDGIAEQLADLGYRAADLAVELSGFLADLDETGPQELAAVEERRAVLGGLVRAHGTLDAAIALLETGSARLAELDDDGDRIERLSAQREESRAELDEAADQLTAARTEAATRLGTAVTAELHALAMPDARLVVEVSAGQESAAGRDDVAFLLAPHPGAEPRSVARGASGGELSRVMLAIEVVIAETDPVPTFVFDEVDAGIGGAAAIEVGKRLARLAQSSQVIAVTHLAQVAAFAGNHLSVVKANDGSVTRSSVQRLDGSAREAEMARLLSGLTDSDAALTHARELLDLAHATA; encoded by the coding sequence GTGATCGAGGAGATGCGCCTGCGCGATCTCGGCGTCATCGCAGAGGCGACGCTGCCCATGGGCGCGGGCTTCACCGCGATCACGGGCGAGACCGGCGCGGGCAAGACGATGGTCGTCACCGGTCTCGGCCTCCTGCTCGGCCAGCGTGCCGACTCCGGCGCCGTGCGTGCGGGGGCGTCCCAGGCGGTCGTCGAGGGCGTCTGGGTGGTGCCGGAGGAGGGTCCCGTCGCCGAGCGCGTGCGCGAGGCCGGCGGCGACCTCGAGCCGATCGGCGAGGGCAGGGCCGAGCTCTACCTCTCCCGCACCCTCGCGGCGGAGGGACGCAGTCGCGCGAGCGTCGGCGGACGCGCGGCGCCCGCCGGTGTGCTGGCGGACCTCGCCGATGCGCTCGTCGTCGTGCACGGGCAGACCGATCAGCTGCGGCTGCGATCCGCCACCGCGCAGCGCGACGCCCTCGACCGCTTCGCCGGCACCCCGGTGCGCGAGGCGCTCGACCGCTATCGCTCGGCGTGGCACGCGCACCGCGACCTGGAGCAGGAGCTGCACACCCTCAGGGCCGAGCGCACCGCGCGTCAGACCGAGGCGGAGACGCTGCGCGCGACGCTCGCCGAGATCGAGGAGGCCGCTCCGGAGCCCGGCGAGGACGCGCAGCTCGCCGAGCGCGCCGAGCGCCTCGCGAACGCCGAGGAGCTGCGCACGGCGGCAGCTCTCGCCCGGGAGTCGCTCTCGAGCGAGGAGGGCGCGGCCGACGTCTCGGGCCTCCTCGGCGAGGCGCGCCGGGCTCTCGAGCGCGCGGGTGACCCCGCACTCGACGGCATCGCCGAGCAGCTCGCCGACCTCGGCTACCGGGCCGCCGACCTCGCTGTCGAGCTGTCGGGCTTCCTCGCCGACCTCGACGAGACCGGCCCGCAGGAGCTCGCGGCCGTGGAGGAGCGCCGCGCGGTGCTCGGCGGTCTCGTCCGCGCGCACGGCACGCTGGATGCCGCGATCGCCCTCCTCGAGACGGGCTCCGCGCGCCTCGCGGAGCTCGACGACGACGGCGACCGCATCGAGCGACTGTCCGCGCAGCGCGAGGAGTCGCGTGCCGAGCTCGACGAGGCCGCCGACCAGCTCACCGCGGCGCGCACGGAGGCGGCGACCCGCCTCGGCACCGCCGTCACGGCCGAGCTGCACGCGCTGGCGATGCCCGACGCGCGCCTGGTCGTCGAGGTGAGCGCGGGGCAGGAGAGCGCGGCGGGGCGCGACGACGTGGCCTTCCTGCTCGCCCCGCACCCGGGAGCCGAGCCGCGGTCGGTCGCGCGCGGCGCGTCGGGTGGCGAGCTCAGCCGCGTGATGCTGGCGATCGAGGTCGTCATCGCCGAGACCGACCCGGTGCCCACCTTCGTGTTCGACGAGGTCGACGCGGGCATCGGCGGCGCCGCGGCGATCGAGGTCGGCAAGCGCCTCGCGCGCCTCGCGCAGTCGTCCCAGGTGATCGCCGTCACGCACCTCGCGCAGGTCGCGGCCTTCGCCGGCAACCACCTCAGCGTCGTGAAGGCGAATGACGGGTCGGTGACGCGCTCGAGCGTCCAGCGGCTGGATGGCTCCGCCCGCGAAGCGGAGATGGCGCGGCTGCTCTCGGGGCTGACCGACTCCGACGCGGCGCTCACGCACGCTCGGGAGCTGCTGGACCTCGCGCACGCGACTGCATGA
- a CDS encoding NAD kinase encodes MSERRILIVAHAFREETVAAAVRVVNAVRSEGAVAVLAPADRAELSAIAPVLGDVPALGEDIPLADIDIAIVLGGDGTILRAAELVRGGSAPVLGVNMGHVGFLAEIERDDMDEAVHRAIIGDYAVEERLALSVIVKDDDDRVVYETWALNEAAIEKDQRERMIEVIIEVDRRPLTAYGADGVVVATPTGSTAYNFSAGGPVIWPTVQAIAVAPLSAHTLFSKPLVVGPDHAVAVELKADSAGNGVLWCDGRRSHPLPPGARVVVRRSPKPVRLARLHPAAFTDRLVRKFKLPTEGWRGPSEHSPTEAITLPTLGERE; translated from the coding sequence ATGAGCGAGCGCAGGATCCTGATCGTCGCTCACGCCTTCCGCGAGGAGACCGTGGCCGCGGCCGTGCGCGTGGTGAACGCCGTGCGCAGCGAAGGCGCCGTCGCGGTGCTCGCGCCCGCTGATCGCGCGGAGCTCTCCGCGATCGCACCCGTTCTCGGCGACGTGCCGGCGCTGGGCGAGGACATCCCGCTGGCCGACATCGACATCGCGATCGTCCTCGGCGGCGACGGCACGATCCTCCGTGCCGCGGAGCTCGTGCGCGGCGGCAGCGCGCCGGTCCTCGGCGTCAACATGGGGCACGTCGGCTTCCTCGCGGAGATCGAGCGCGACGACATGGATGAGGCCGTGCACCGCGCGATCATCGGCGACTACGCCGTCGAGGAGCGCCTCGCGCTGTCGGTGATCGTGAAGGACGACGACGACCGCGTCGTGTACGAGACGTGGGCCCTCAACGAGGCCGCGATCGAGAAGGACCAGCGCGAGCGGATGATCGAGGTCATCATCGAGGTCGACCGGCGGCCGCTCACGGCGTACGGCGCGGACGGCGTCGTCGTCGCGACCCCGACCGGGTCGACCGCCTACAACTTCTCGGCCGGCGGCCCCGTCATCTGGCCGACCGTGCAGGCCATCGCGGTCGCGCCGCTGTCCGCCCACACCCTGTTCTCGAAGCCGCTCGTGGTGGGGCCCGACCACGCCGTGGCGGTCGAGCTGAAGGCGGACTCGGCCGGCAACGGCGTGCTCTGGTGCGACGGGCGGCGCTCCCACCCGCTGCCGCCCGGCGCGCGCGTGGTCGTGCGCCGCTCGCCGAAGCCCGTCCGCCTCGCGCGGCTGCACCCGGCCGCGTTCACCGACCGGCTCGTGCGCAAGTTCAAGCTGCCCACCGAGGGATGGCGCGGGCCGAGCGAGCACAGCCCCACCGAGGCGATCACCCTGCCGACGCTGGGGGAGCGCGAGTGA